The nucleotide window CGGCGCGCAACGGCCCTTGACGCACGCCTTGCGGAGCTTGAGACTCGCGAAGCGCGACCGGCACGCACCGAAGTCGTCCAACTGGGCGTGACCATCGCGGACGCGTGGCGGGACGCTGACGACAAGAGCCGGCGGGACATGCTCCGTGAGGCAGGGGTCACGATCCGAATCAAACGGGCTAAGCGCGGACGTGTCTTCAAGCTGAACGAAGACCGCGTGGTCTGGAACATGGCCAACGACTACTTCACCCAGGGCGCCAAAGAGCTTGAAGCCATCGCAGACGCGGAGCACCCCGTTACGACGCGCGCGCAAGAGCAGCTACGCAACAAGCTCAAGGCGCGGCGCGCTGCTGACCAACTCGCCTTCAACGTTCAGCAACTCGTCAGCGATGCGGCGGCAACACAAGCGAGCGAAGCGCCGGAGCCCCGGGAAGCCGTAGCAGCCCGGTATGACGCACTCATGACCGACCACGACGAAGCCGACCGCGCAGACGTTGAGGCACGGGCGAACGAGCTACGTATCAAATAGGACAGCGAAGGGGCGCCGATCCACCCGGGTTGGTGCCCTTTTCGTGCGCCTATGGGTCGTTAGTTAGTCTAACTATGAGTTCCTTCGTCACGGTCAGCGGAGAGCGTCACGGGCTCTGAGCTGGGAGAAGTGACGTAGTGACGAAGTTTCTTGAAATCTGGATTAACACCTACACACATAGAGAGCAATCCAGGATTCGAGCCCCTTCGTCACAGCGTCACTCGTCCCCGCCTCGCTGCCTGGCAGGTATCTCACTCCCTTCATATAGGTAGAGGGGAAACGCACCGCGCATCAAGTATCGATACGCAACGGCGGTCAGAGTGCGTCCCCTCGGTTGCCGGGTTCTCCGTCGTTTCTTGCGACGTTGAGACCCGTGCGCTTCCGTAGCTCAGTTGGTAGAGCACTGGCCTCTTAAGCCGGGTGTCGTTGGTTCGAGTCCAACCGGAAGCACGCTGGGAAGACACGCATTGGTCCGTGGACCTGGGCTTAGGCCCGTAAGTGGCAGACGGGGCGTGTCATGGGTGGGTGTGGTTAGCCTGCCCGCATCGCGATACGGAGTGCCGACTAGAAGTAAGGCGTGGTCGGTTGCCCGCTCACAGGGCATGCAGGGATCTTGGGGTGCCTGACCGGTTCGAATCCGGACTATCGCGCGGAGCTATCAGCGACCCCGTAACGGGCTACGGAAGGCATAACACTCCTTCTTCGCGCAACCGCGCGGACTGATCGCGTTTCGAAAGGGGCTCAGGATGAGCGGCTACACCTGGGCTTGGCTTGCGTGGCTGGGCGCGTTCGTCGCCATTGAGGGCCGTGCGCTGCTGAACAAGTCAGCCGGCGACACCCTGAGCGAGCATGTGTGGCAGTGGTTCGCTACTGCCCAGGGCTCCACGGGTAAGCCTTCGGGCTGGGTTCGGTTGCGCCGTTTCGGGCTGCTTGCCTTCATGGCGTGGCTCACTGCGCATTTCATGACGGGCGGACGCTTCTAACCTGATCACGTGATTGGGCAGGGGGGGGTGCTTCTCCCGTGTAGTCATTCTGAAACAGGGGGGGTGCCCATGCGTACGCGCTGTCTGGATTGCCGGGGGTGGGCTACCCATGAGGGCCGATGCCGTACCCACCACGCTGACTACAACGCACGTCGCTCTGTGAAGTCGCATGCTAAGCGTCGTGCGGCTATCGCTCGTGGGAACAATGCTGCGGCCAGACTTCGGCGCGCTGTGCGTAAGAGCATGGGCGCTGAGTGCCGCGTCTGCCTTCGGTTCTGCCTGCCTAGTCAGCTTGACATTGACCACGTTGTACCACTCGCAAAGGGTGGCGAAGACGTGGACGAGAACGTTCAAGCTCTGTGCAAGCTGTGCCACAAGGCGAAGACCGCGATGGATTTCGGAAAGCGTCCCTTCTAGGAGGGGAGAGCGGTCCGAAAGTTCAGACCGGTACGTCACAGCGATCCCGGCCCCAGCTCGGAAAACGCACGCTAGGTGTAGCCCCGGTTTTTAGCCGGCGCCCCTTGCGCTGACCTGGGTCGACGGGATTCTGTCCTGCTTTGTCCCGCCCGCGAAGGCACCCGTTAAGGGGAAGGTAAGCCCGTTTAGGGGGTGTCATGAGCCACGCTAAGAGCCCTGAGTTTCGGACCGGAAACGCGAACGGCGCATCTGACGTTGTCGCCCCCGTGGTCTACGAAGGTCGTGCGCCGCGTGCTCCGGGCCACCTGGGGGCAGCGGGCAAGGAAGTGTGGCGGAACGTCTGGCAAGCCGGTAGCGGCGCGTACAGCCCTGACACTGACCGCAACGTCATCCTCCGGTACGCGGAGCTTTACGACCGGCGGGCGGAGCTACTGGGGCAGGTGTCTGCGGACGGGCTTACCCAGGAAGGCAGTACGGGTCAGCTCGTGGCTCACCCGCTGCTGCGGTACGTGGAGTCAACAGAGCGTGAGATGCGCGCCATTGAGTCCGCGATTGGTTTCACCCCTGAGGCGCGTATGCGGCTGGGGCTTGTGGCTGCTGAGGCGCGCAAGGTTGCAGCGGGTCCTGAGGACTTCTAAGGGGGGTTTCGCGTGGCGCTCAAAAAGGTCACGTGGACCGAAGCGGGTATTGACCGTGTAATCGCCCGACACATTCCGGCTGACGCGCCGTTCCCATCTGAGGGCTACCGGGTCGCGAAGTGGATTGAAGAGTTCTGCTACCTCACCGGTTCGTTCGCCGGCCAAAAGTTCCGGCTGCTTCCCTGGCAGCGCGAACTACTCGTGGACGCGTACGAGCTGACGCAAGACACGTTCGGCAGGTGGCGCCGCAAGCACCGCACGGTTTGTGTGTGCGTGGCGCGCAAGAACGGCAAGAGCACTATTGCCGCTGCCATCATGCTCTACCACCTTGTGGCCGACCGGGCGGACGCACAACGTCAGATCATCGCTGCGGCGAATGACAGAAACCAAGCCCGGATGGTTTTCGACGCGGCCAAGCAAATGGTCAACGCAAGCCCGAAGCTCTCCGCTGTGTGCACGGTGCAGCGTGACGTGATTCGGTACAAGGACAACACGTACCGGGTGGTCAGCGCCGACGCGGGACGGCAACAGGGCCTTAACCCTTCGTCGGTCTCGTTGGATGAGTACGCGTTCAGCAAGAACAGCGACCTCTTTGACGCTCTGACGCTGGGTTCCGCCGCGCGTAATCAACCCATGTTCCTGATCATCAGCACCGCCGGACCGGACCCGGACGGACCCTTTGCCGCGCTGTGTGAGCAAGGGGAGCGTGTCAACTCCGGCGAAGCCGATGATCCCACCCTGTTCTTCCGGTCGTGGGGGCCGAAGCTGGGCGAGACGGTTGACCATCTAGACCCTGAGGTCTGGAAGCGCTGCAACCCTTCGTTCGAGATTCTGAACGCCGATGACTTCAAGGCTGCTGCTCAGCGGAGTACGGAAGCTAGCTTCCGAATTTACCGGTTGAGTCAGTTCGTGCGTGGCGCTAGCACGTGGTTGCCGCACGGGCTTTGGGATTCGCTCGTGCAGCACGACGACGAACTTGAGCCCGGAGACGAAGTTGTCTGTGGGTTCGATGGCTCATGGAAGGGCGACAGTACAGCCCTTGTCGCTTGCCGCGTACGCGACTTGAAAGTGTTCGTCCTCGGTCACTGGGAAGCGCCGGCCGATGATGTGCATTGGCGGGTTCCCATGGCGGACGTCCGCGACGCGCTTCACGAAGCCCTAGACACGTACCGGGTCCGCAACTTGGTGGCCGACCCGTACCGCTGGGAAGAGACGCTAGACAACCTTGAGGCTGACGGCTTCCCGGTTGAGGCGTTTCCGACCAACTCATTGAAGCGCATGATCCCGGCAACTCAGGCGGTTTACGACGCTTGCAGGGATGCCCGGTTGTGCCACGACGGTAACCCGGCCCTTGCTCGGCACATCGGTAACGCTGTGCTCCGCGAGGACAAGAACGGCGCCCGGGTGACGAAGGAATACGCGGCAAGCCGTCGAAAGATTGACCTTGCTATCGCGATGATCCTTGCCGTCCACGGCGCGGTCATGTGGCGCGAAGACAACGGCGTTACGGATACCGCGATCGTCGCGACCTGGGAGGGGGACGACGGGCAGGTGTTCACGTCCGGCCTGCTCGATGCGGGCGACTACTTCTCTGACATCTGACCCAATCGCGTGATTGGGTTCCTGACCCGATGGGGGCATGGTGGGTTTCTGGTCTGCACTCTTCGGGCGGGACGAGTCTCCGGAGCTTGAGCACGAACGCGCGTGGGAGCCGTATGACCCTTCGCTGTACAGCTTCGGCAGTACGGCAGCGAGCGGCGAGCGGGTCACGCCTCATGAGGCGCTACAGGTGTCTGCCGTTTTCGGGTGTGTGCGGCTGCTCTCCGAGACGATTGCGACGCTGCCCATTACGGTGTTCAGCTCACGTGGTGGCTCACGTCGGGAGGTTGACGCGCCCGCGTGGATTGCCTACCCGAACGCTGAGCCTGGGGGTATGGGGCTGATTGACATTCTGTCTCAGACAGTGCTGTCACTCCTACTTGAGGGCAACGCGTTCCTTGCCGTTCGTTGGCAGGGGCCGAACGTGGTTGGGCTTGACGTGCTGGACCCAACGAAGATCCACGTGCACATGGTGCAGACGGAGCCGAACGGCGTTCGCCGCAAGGTGTTTGAGGCGTTCGACGTGGACGCGGACGGCAACGAAGTGTTGCTTGGGTGGTTCACTCCGCGCGACGTCCTTCACATTCCAGGGATGATGCTTCCCGGTGAGTTCGTCGGGTGCTCCCCCATCACGTACGCGCGTGAGTCCATCGGGCTTGCGCTTGCCTCTCAAAAGTACGGCAGCAAGTTTTTTGCGAACGGGGCTATGCCGGGAGCCGTGGTTGAGGTTCCGGGCACCATGTCTGAGGAAGGTCTTTCCCGCGCCCGTGAAGCGTGGCGAGCGGCCAACTCCGGGGTAGACAACGCGCACCGCGTGGCGCTGCTGACTGAGGGTGCGAAGTTTTCCAAGGTGGCGATGAGCCCCGACGAAGCCCAGTTCCTTCAGACACGACAGTTTCAGGTGCCTGAGATTGCGCGCATTTTCGGCGTACCGCCGCACCTGATCAGCGACGCAACAAACTCAACGTCGTGGGGCTCCGGACTTGCTGAGCAGAACATTGCCTTCAGCATGTTCAGCCTTCGCCCGTGGCTTGCTCGCATTGAGTCCGGGCTTAACCGGCTGCTGTTCGCTGAGACGGCTGACCGCAAAAAGTTCGTGAAGTTCAACCTAGACGAAATCAAGCGCGGCGCCCCGAAGGAGCGAATGACGCTTTGGAGTCTGGGGCTTCAGAACGGGATCTACTGCGCTGACGACGTGCGCGCCGCTGAGGACTTGCCGCCGCTTCCTGACGGGCTTGGTCAGGTCTTCCGTGTCCCGATGAACCTTAAGGCCGTGGACGCGCCGGAGCCGGAGCCTACTCCGCCGGCTGCTGAGGCAGATTCCCCGATTGCGGAACCGGACGATGAGCCGGACGGGTCGGATGACGAAGGGCCCAAGGAAGATGACGGAGACGCGTGAGCTTCGTGTTGCTGTCGGGGAACTGGAAGAGCGCTCGTCGGGTGACGGGCGCATTTCTATGCGCGGATACGCGTACCGCTTCAACGAGCTGTCGCAAGACCTGGGTGGGTTTCGCGAACGGATCGTTCCGGGTGCGGGTGCTCCGTCGCTGCGACAGAACGACGTATACGCCACGTTCAACCACAACTCATCGGCGCTGCTGGGGCGTACTTCGTCCGGCACGCTTCGGGTTGGTGAAGACCGCGAAGGCGGCTTCTACGAAATTGACCTTCCGGATACAACGGTGGGCCGTGATGTTGCTGAGCTTCTGAAGCGCGGTGACTTGAAGGGCTCAAGTTTCACGTTCCGGGTGCTGGACGGCGGGCAGCGTCGGGCAGATGACGACGATCCGGAAACGGGTCTTCCCGTCCGCGAAATCACTGCAATGGATGTTTCGGAGCTAGGCCCGGTTACTAACCCTGCCTACCTCACAACTCAGGCTTCTCTTCGTTCTGTTGAAGAAGCGCTGTGCATCGGGGAGTTCGCGCCCCCGGCTTCTGACGAAGTGCGCGATTCCCAGCCGGCGGAAGTTGCCCCGGCTTCTCACCCTGACGCGCGTGCTCTCGTCCGCGCTCTTTCCCAGTAAGGGGCTCCACATGGACGCAACTACTCTGTCCGCGAACTTTGAGGCGCGTGAGCGTGCAACTGCTGAGCTTCGGTCGCTTGCCGACGAGTTCGCGGGTGCTGCGATGGACGCTGAGGCGGTGGCCAAGGAAGAGCGTCTTCTCGCTGCGGTCGCTGACTTTGACGGCCGGATCAAGCGCGGTATTGAGGCGATCAAGGCGACCGACGCTGTCACTTCGCTTCTGTCCGGTCTTCAGGGCTCGGCCCCCGGTTCCGGTACCCAGCGTTCGGCGGACGTAGACGACGCTGCGACCCTTCGTTCTGGCAACCTGGGCGAGTCGCGCGCGTTCGAGTTCGCCCCTGAGAAGCGGGACGGTACGAAGGCAGGTAACCCGAACGTTCTGAGCCGGACCCTTTACGGTCAGCTCATCGCTCAGGCGGTTGAGCGGTCCGCGATCATGCGCGGCGGTGCGACCACGTTCACCACGTCGGACGCCAACCCGATGGACTTCACCGTTATCACGGGTCGGTCTACCGCTGCGATTGTCGGGGAGGGGCAGGAAGTCCCGGAGTCCTACCCGACCACGATTCAGCGGAGCATGGGCGGTTTCAAGTACGGTCACGCTGCGGTCGTCTCGTACGAGTTCGCGACTGATCAGGTTCTCGACCTCATCGGGTTCCTTGTCTCGGACGCGGGTCCGGCCATTGGTGACGGCATGGCTCGCCACTTCCTTACCGGTACCGGCACGGGTCAGCCGCGCGGCATCCTGACCGACGCTTCGCCGGCTAACGCGACCTTCGCCCTGACCGACACGGACAGCACGGTTTCCGACGCGCTGATTGACCTGTTCCACGAGGTCCCGTCTTCGTACCGCCGGAACGCGAAGTACGTTGTCAACGACCTTCGCGCGGCGCAGATGCGGAAGCTGAAGGACGCGAACGGTCAGTACCTGTGGCAGTCGGGCCTTACGGTCGGCGCCCCGGACTCCTTCAACGGCAAGATCGTTGAGAGCGATGACGGTATGCCCGTCAACAAGATCCTGTTTGCGGACCTGAGCAAGTACCGGGTCCGCTTCGCTGGGTCGCTCCGCGTGGACCGTTCCACTGACGTCAAGTTCTCCACGGACGAGATTGTTTACCGGTTCCTTCAGCGTGCGGACGGGCTGCTTGTTGACACCCGTGGCGCGAAGGTTCTGACCGTGGGTACGGGCGCCTGATCCCTTCCAGTTGGGGGCGAACCTGATCACCGTGATTGGGTTCGCCCCCTTGCCCTGAGAGGGGGAACGGGTGGCATACGCAACCCTTGACGAAGTTCGCTCGCTTGACGGGCTGGACGATGCGGGACTCTTCCCGGACGAGATGCTGTCAGACGGCATTGACTTCGCGGTGGAGACGGTAGAGGCGTACACGGGGCAGCGCTGGGACACGGCGGAGAACCCGACCCCGGAGACGATCCGTTGGTGCGTGCGGACTCTCGCGCGGCAATACGTGCTTGATCACGTGTCCCGTATCCCTGATCGCGCGCTTCAGCTTCAGGCGGAGTTCGGGTCAATTCAGTTGGCACAAGCCGGGGGCAATTGGCGCCCCACTTCGCTGCCTGAGGTGAACGCGAAGCTCAACCTGTACCGCGTGCGCCTTCCGTTCATCTTCATGTAGGGGCGCTCGTGGCACTGATTTTTGATGTGAAGGTCGCCCTGTACGAAGCCATTCGGGCGGCGGTGCCCGGGGGTGTGCAAGTCACGTTTGCCGAGACGGGCGATACCGGCCGGCGCAAGCAAGTGTGGCTAGGGGCAACGACCGATGACGACTTGACTCCTGCGGCTATGCGCGTTGGGCCGAAGCCGACGAACGTCACGGGCTACGTGGAAGTTCAGGCGGTTGTGATCGTGCCTGGTAGTCCGGTCAACGCGGAACGCGCAGCGTACGAGCTTCGCGACTACGTGAAGGACGCGTGCGGCGCCGTGAACTCCAACCTTGCTGTGGTCCCTGGGCTGCAAGACGTCCGGCCTGAGTCGTCCAGCGTGGAAACGGCAGAGACAACTGACGGCGCCTTCAGCGCGCTAACCCTTCGCGTCCGGGTCCGTGGGCGCGTGTATCAGTAAAGGGGCGCAACATGGCGCTTGACGCAAGCATTGGCATTGGTCGCGAAGACTCGTACGGCGCGCTGTCGGGCGTGGTTGAGGGGTACGAGGGTCAGGCGGATTCCTGGAAGACCACTCGCGAGTTCATCGAAAGCGTGGGCTTCCGGGCGGGTATGCAGACCGCACGCGCCGACCGGCGGAACGTGGTCAACATGGGCGGGGAAGGCGAGCTTGAGTGTGACCTGTTGGACGCGGGCGCCGGTTCGCTGCTGACCGCCGCATTCGACAAGGTCACCGTTACCGACACGGGCGGGGTGAAGACCACTGTCCTTGAGACGTCGGACGTGTCCGAAGCCCCTTCGTTCTCCGCACAGATGGTGCGCCCCGGGACCGATGGCAGCAAGGTTGCTTACAAGCACCTGGGCTGCGTGGCTACTGAGTGGACCCTGAACGCTGAGGTTGAGGAGAACGTCAAGCTCACTGTCGGCTTTGACTTTCAGGACGTTGCGCACACGAGCGTTCCGGCTCAGATCGTCGCCCCGACGTACCCACTTGAGGCGTACCCGTACGACTGGACGCGCACCGCTGTTGAGCTGTCCCGCGATGGTTCAGCGGTGGCGTTCGATGCCACGTCCGTTGAGCTGTCGGGCGACCTGGGCATGAAGACTGACCGGCGCTTCCTTCGTGCCAACGAGCTGAAGAAGAAGCCGATTCGCAACGCGGTGCCCACGTACGAAGGCACGGTTGAGGGCGAGTTCAACGCCGCGTCGCTGGGGCTGTATGAGGCGTTCATTGCGGGTGAAGTCTGCGCGGTCAAGGTGACCTTCCTCGGGCTGCTTCCCGGGGCTTCGCTGACAGTGGAGTGCCCCGCGATCCAGTTCACGGGCGAGTCTCCCGAAGCTGCGACGGATGAAGTCACCGTGCATAACCTGCCGTTCCGCGTGCTTGACCCGGGTACTCCGGGGGTTGCGGCTATCAAGCTGACGTACGTGGAGCCTGGCACGAGCGTTGATGGCTAATGGCTCAGCGCTCCGCGTACACGATTCGCGTTGATGGCCTTCGGGAGTTTCAGCGGAACGTGCGCACCCTGAGGGATAAGGAACTCAACAAGGCTGTTCGTGAAGCGAACAAGGCTTCCGGTGAAGTCCTTATCCCTCAGGCGAAGCGCGAAAGTCCGGACGGTAGGCGAGACGCGAAGTCGTCTAAGAAGTACCGCCCGGGAAAGCTGGACAAGTCCATCAAGGTCACGGCGTCCGCGAAGGGCGCTGTCATCAAGGCCGGCTCAGCGTCGCGCGTGCCGTATGCCGCGCAAGTTCACTTCGGGTGGCCATCACGCGGGCAGCGAGCGAACCGGTTCCTATTCCGCGCCATGGCGCGCAAGTCCACTCAGGTTGCAGCGACGTACGAGCGCCGCATTGCTGCCGTTGTACAAAAGTATTTGGAGAGCTGACACATGCCCGCGAAGAAGCCCGTCAAGACCGCGTCCACTGAGATGCCGAACGTTCTTGACCTCAAGCTTGACTCTCTCACCATCGGTGAAATTTGCGCCATTGAGGACATCACCGGTCAGCCGCTGGACTCGCTGAACAAGGCGGGGGCGAAGCGCGGCCCGATGCTCAAGGCCATGGCGTACATCGTCATGAAGCGGAAGAACCCTGACTTTACCGTGGCGGACGCGGACAACCTTCAGATCGAGTTCAAGGGGAAGTCTCCGGCGGACCCTACCGCAGCCAACGCGTAGTTGCTTGCGCGCGCCTGATTGGGCACTTTCGCGGGCTTACGTGGGCGGACGTGCAAGGCATGGAGTTGCGCGATTTCAACGCGTTGGTTGACCAAATGATTGAGGACGTTGAGGCGGAGAAGCGCGAGACGAAGCGCGCTGGACGTGGCAGGGGCACGAGCCCTAGCGGTGGTGGGGAACGGCGTACGCCGGTCATGACGTAGGGGGTGTGTTGTGGCCGGTCGGCCGATTCAGGTCACCATCATGGGTGACGCGGACCAGCTTTCTCAGACGCTGGATCAGGCAGCCGATGAAGTCAGCGCGTTTGGCGAACAGGCCAAGGGGCTAGCGCTCGTGGCGGGCGGGGCTATTGCGGTCGGCATCGGCGCCGGTATCGCGTCGGCGCTTGAGAAGGAAGTGGGCAACGATCTACTTGCCGCGCAGCTTGGTGCGTCGCCGGCTGAGGCGAAGAAGCTGGGTGAGGCAGCGGGTTCGGTTTACGCGGACGGGTACGGCGAATCCGTGGCCGATGCGAACGAAGCGCTTAAGGGTCTTTGGCAGCAGGGGCTAGTTCCGGCTGGGGCGACCGCTGACGAAATGGCGGAGATCAGCAAAAAGGCGATGGACGTTGCAACCGTTCTGGGCGAAGAAGTGGGCCCGACGTCCAGCGCTGTTGGGCAGATGCTCAAGACGGGTATGGCGAAGAATGCCGACGAAGCCTTTGACATCCTTGTACGCGGCGCCCAGGAAGGCGGCAACAAGGCTGAAGACCTGTTGGACACCTTCAATGAGTACGGCGTTCAGTTCAAGGGGCTGGGTCTCGAAGGCAAGCAAGCAATGGGGCTCATATCTCAGGGGCTTCAGGCGGGCGCGCGAGACGGCGACCTTGTGGCGGATTCGCTGAAGGAGTTCGGTCTCATTGTGCGCGCGGGTGGCGAAGACGTCGATGCCGCATACAAGAAGATGGGTCTGTCCGGTAAGGACATGACGAAGGCGATTGCCGAAGGTGGGCCGGCGGCTGCTCAGGCACTCGATCAGACGCTAGACAAGCTGCGCGCGGTTAAGGACCCTGCGGAGCGTTCGGCGCTAGCAGTGTCGCTCTTCGGCACTCAGGCTGAGGACATGCAAGACGCGCTCTTCGCGCTGGACCCCTCGAAGGCGGTTGAGTCGCTGGGCAAGGTGGACGGCGCGGCGAAGTCTGCGGGCGACACGATGCACGACAACGCGGCTACGAAGGTGAAGCAGTTCACGCGGGCGCTTACGGGCTTCGCTACTGACGTGCTGGGGCGAACGGTGATTCCGGCGGTCGAGTTGATTGCCGGGAAGTTGGGCGCGGTTGGTTCTGCGTTCGCTGCAACTGCCGGGTTCGTCAGTCAGCACAGCGGCATTTTCGGCACCATCGCGGGACTGATTACCGTGATCCTCCTGCCTTCGCTTATCGCGTGGGGGGTGACAGCGACTCAGGCAGCGATTGCCAACGTGACCGCGTGGGTTACGTCTGCCACGACGTCTACCACTTCGGCGGCAACCCAGGTGCTAGCGCATTGGTCGGTCGTGGGTGGGTGGCTCAAGTCTGCGGCAACAGCGATTGCTAGCGCGGCTAGCGTGGTTGCCGGCTGGGTGCTCATGGGTGCTCAGGCGATGATTCAGGCTGCGCGGATGGCTGCGGCATGGCTTATCGCAATGGGACCTATCGGGTTGTTGATCGCTGCGATTGTGGCCCTTGTCGTTATCGTCGTCGCCAACTGGGACACGATCCGGGAAAAGACTCTTGCCGCCTTCCAGTGGGTGTGGGAATGGGTCAAGAAGATTTTCGGTTGGCTGAAGGATTTGTTCCTGAACTTCACCGGCCCCGGGCTGATTATTAAGCACTGGGACAAGATCGTCAGCGCAACCCGTAGTGCGTTCAACTGGGTGAAGAACCTAGCGAAGGACGGAATCAACTCGGTCGTATCCTTCTTCGCTAGTCTCCCTGGGCGCATCCTGAGTCAGGGGGCGCGGGTGCTCAGCGCGGCAAAGGGCATCGGCAAGTACATCGTGGACGGCATGCGCAACGGGCTCAGCAAGCTGGGCGGCTTTGCGTCGTCGCTTCATGCCACCGTGACGCGGGCGGTCAAGGGTGCAGTCAACGGCGTGGTTGACCTGTTGAACTGGGCGATCCCGAACAAGCTGGGCATGGGTCCGCTGAGCATCGACATTCCCGACAACCCAATCCCCCGCGTTCGCGCCATGGGTGGACCGGCGGGCGGTCGGGTTCGAGTTGGTGAGCGCGGCCCTGAGGAAGTGGACTTGCCGTACGGCTCCACGGTCATTCCCAACCATCGACTTGGCTCCGGCGGTGGCGTCACGGTCAACGTCCAGTCCAGCGCCGACCCTTGGCAGATTGGGCGCGAAGTCGCGTGGGCATTGCGGACGGGCCCCGCGTAACCCAATCACGGTGATTAAGTCAGCCCCTCAGCCATAGCGCTGGGGGGCTTTCCCGTTAAGGAGGTAGCCCAGTGGCACAACTGAACGACTGGACTTGCGAGTTCAACGGTGTGGTCGTGGGTGAGCCCGATTCCCCTATATCCATCGCGGGGGTTGACGGGCTGCTGTCCGCGCCGGAG belongs to Streptomyces finlayi and includes:
- a CDS encoding HK97 family phage prohead protease; protein product: MTETRELRVAVGELEERSSGDGRISMRGYAYRFNELSQDLGGFRERIVPGAGAPSLRQNDVYATFNHNSSALLGRTSSGTLRVGEDREGGFYEIDLPDTTVGRDVAELLKRGDLKGSSFTFRVLDGGQRRADDDDPETGLPVREITAMDVSELGPVTNPAYLTTQASLRSVEEALCIGEFAPPASDEVRDSQPAEVAPASHPDARALVRALSQ
- a CDS encoding phage terminase small subunit P27 family; the encoded protein is MVYEGRAPRAPGHLGAAGKEVWRNVWQAGSGAYSPDTDRNVILRYAELYDRRAELLGQVSADGLTQEGSTGQLVAHPLLRYVESTEREMRAIESAIGFTPEARMRLGLVAAEARKVAAGPEDF
- a CDS encoding terminase large subunit domain-containing protein — encoded protein: MALKKVTWTEAGIDRVIARHIPADAPFPSEGYRVAKWIEEFCYLTGSFAGQKFRLLPWQRELLVDAYELTQDTFGRWRRKHRTVCVCVARKNGKSTIAAAIMLYHLVADRADAQRQIIAAANDRNQARMVFDAAKQMVNASPKLSAVCTVQRDVIRYKDNTYRVVSADAGRQQGLNPSSVSLDEYAFSKNSDLFDALTLGSAARNQPMFLIISTAGPDPDGPFAALCEQGERVNSGEADDPTLFFRSWGPKLGETVDHLDPEVWKRCNPSFEILNADDFKAAAQRSTEASFRIYRLSQFVRGASTWLPHGLWDSLVQHDDELEPGDEVVCGFDGSWKGDSTALVACRVRDLKVFVLGHWEAPADDVHWRVPMADVRDALHEALDTYRVRNLVADPYRWEETLDNLEADGFPVEAFPTNSLKRMIPATQAVYDACRDARLCHDGNPALARHIGNAVLREDKNGARVTKEYAASRRKIDLAIAMILAVHGAVMWREDNGVTDTAIVATWEGDDGQVFTSGLLDAGDYFSDI
- a CDS encoding phage portal protein encodes the protein MVGFWSALFGRDESPELEHERAWEPYDPSLYSFGSTAASGERVTPHEALQVSAVFGCVRLLSETIATLPITVFSSRGGSRREVDAPAWIAYPNAEPGGMGLIDILSQTVLSLLLEGNAFLAVRWQGPNVVGLDVLDPTKIHVHMVQTEPNGVRRKVFEAFDVDADGNEVLLGWFTPRDVLHIPGMMLPGEFVGCSPITYARESIGLALASQKYGSKFFANGAMPGAVVEVPGTMSEEGLSRAREAWRAANSGVDNAHRVALLTEGAKFSKVAMSPDEAQFLQTRQFQVPEIARIFGVPPHLISDATNSTSWGSGLAEQNIAFSMFSLRPWLARIESGLNRLLFAETADRKKFVKFNLDEIKRGAPKERMTLWSLGLQNGIYCADDVRAAEDLPPLPDGLGQVFRVPMNLKAVDAPEPEPTPPAAEADSPIAEPDDEPDGSDDEGPKEDDGDA
- a CDS encoding phage tail tape measure protein yields the protein MGDADQLSQTLDQAADEVSAFGEQAKGLALVAGGAIAVGIGAGIASALEKEVGNDLLAAQLGASPAEAKKLGEAAGSVYADGYGESVADANEALKGLWQQGLVPAGATADEMAEISKKAMDVATVLGEEVGPTSSAVGQMLKTGMAKNADEAFDILVRGAQEGGNKAEDLLDTFNEYGVQFKGLGLEGKQAMGLISQGLQAGARDGDLVADSLKEFGLIVRAGGEDVDAAYKKMGLSGKDMTKAIAEGGPAAAQALDQTLDKLRAVKDPAERSALAVSLFGTQAEDMQDALFALDPSKAVESLGKVDGAAKSAGDTMHDNAATKVKQFTRALTGFATDVLGRTVIPAVELIAGKLGAVGSAFAATAGFVSQHSGIFGTIAGLITVILLPSLIAWGVTATQAAIANVTAWVTSATTSTTSAATQVLAHWSVVGGWLKSAATAIASAASVVAGWVLMGAQAMIQAARMAAAWLIAMGPIGLLIAAIVALVVIVVANWDTIREKTLAAFQWVWEWVKKIFGWLKDLFLNFTGPGLIIKHWDKIVSATRSAFNWVKNLAKDGINSVVSFFASLPGRILSQGARVLSAAKGIGKYIVDGMRNGLSKLGGFASSLHATVTRAVKGAVNGVVDLLNWAIPNKLGMGPLSIDIPDNPIPRVRAMGGPAGGRVRVGERGPEEVDLPYGSTVIPNHRLGSGGGVTVNVQSSADPWQIGREVAWALRTGPA
- a CDS encoding phage tail tube protein, whose protein sequence is MALDASIGIGREDSYGALSGVVEGYEGQADSWKTTREFIESVGFRAGMQTARADRRNVVNMGGEGELECDLLDAGAGSLLTAAFDKVTVTDTGGVKTTVLETSDVSEAPSFSAQMVRPGTDGSKVAYKHLGCVATEWTLNAEVEENVKLTVGFDFQDVAHTSVPAQIVAPTYPLEAYPYDWTRTAVELSRDGSAVAFDATSVELSGDLGMKTDRRFLRANELKKKPIRNAVPTYEGTVEGEFNAASLGLYEAFIAGEVCAVKVTFLGLLPGASLTVECPAIQFTGESPEAATDEVTVHNLPFRVLDPGTPGVAAIKLTYVEPGTSVDG
- a CDS encoding phage major capsid protein, with the protein product MDATTLSANFEARERATAELRSLADEFAGAAMDAEAVAKEERLLAAVADFDGRIKRGIEAIKATDAVTSLLSGLQGSAPGSGTQRSADVDDAATLRSGNLGESRAFEFAPEKRDGTKAGNPNVLSRTLYGQLIAQAVERSAIMRGGATTFTTSDANPMDFTVITGRSTAAIVGEGQEVPESYPTTIQRSMGGFKYGHAAVVSYEFATDQVLDLIGFLVSDAGPAIGDGMARHFLTGTGTGQPRGILTDASPANATFALTDTDSTVSDALIDLFHEVPSSYRRNAKYVVNDLRAAQMRKLKDANGQYLWQSGLTVGAPDSFNGKIVESDDGMPVNKILFADLSKYRVRFAGSLRVDRSTDVKFSTDEIVYRFLQRADGLLVDTRGAKVLTVGTGA
- a CDS encoding HNH endonuclease; its protein translation is MGAECRVCLRFCLPSQLDIDHVVPLAKGGEDVDENVQALCKLCHKAKTAMDFGKRPF